The Thermosynechococcus sp. CL-1 genomic interval CCGCGACAGGTTAGAGCCGGAAAGGTTGGCATCCCCTAAATCTGCCCCACTCAAGTTAACACCGCTGAGATCGACGGTTCCCAGTAAGCTACCGCTAAACGTTGCCCGGCTGAGGGTGGCTCCACTGAGGGTGGCGCGGCTGAGATTCGCTTCTGAGAGGGTAGCACGACTCAGGTTGGCTCCCACCAAGCGGGCACGGCTGAGATTCGCTTCTACCAAGTCAGCACGGCTAAAGTTGGCTTCCGTTAACTCCACGTCGCGGAGATTGGCACCACTGAGATTGGCACCCCGCAGCTTCACGCCATTAAAGACGAGGCCACTGAGGTTGGCACTGCGTAGATCCGTTTGACTCAAATCCGCATTGTCCAGCAATGCCCCCTGCAAGTTTGCCCCTTGGAGATTCGCCCCCCGCAGATTGGTGCCCACCAGTTTGGCATGGCTGAGGTTGGCGCCCCGTAAATTCGCCCCACTGAGATCCGCACGACTAAGGTTGGTATGACTCAGATTCGCGCCACTGAGATTGGCACCACTCAAGTTAACCTCAGAGAGTTCTAGGGACGAGAGGTCTGCCTTTGCCAGTTCAGCTCCCACCAGATTGGCCTTGGCAAGGTTGGCTTCACTGAGCTTGACTTCTGTGAGATCAACGCGGCTGAGATTGGCTCCCGTGAGATTCGCCGCCGTTAAATTAGCACCACTCAGGTTCGCACCGCTGAGGTTCGCGCCACTGAGATTGGCATTGCTGACATCCGCCTGAATTAAATCTACACGGGTCAGATTCGCCTGCTTTAGATTTGTGCCATGCAAATTCGCGCCCTGTAAATTTGCCCCCGAAAGGTTAACGCCGTCGAGTGTCAGTCCCCGTAGATCCGCATTCGCCAAATCCACACGGGAGAGATTGGCTCCCTGAAGCACCGTTCCCCGCAGGGTGGTTTCACTGAGTTCAGCGCGGCTGAGATTGGCTCGCGTCAGGTTTGCCCAACTGAGATCACTGCGGCTCAAGTTTGCCCCAGCGAGGTTGGCATCCACCAGTTCTGCTTTGATGAGCATGGCATTGACGATTTCTGCGCCACACAGCACCGCACCACTGAGATTGGCTCCGCTCAGGTTGACCCACTCCATGTCGGCACGGGAGAGAATAATCCCCCGTAGATCGGCGTTGATAAACTCGCCATTTGTCAAACTGGCACGATTGAAGTCCCGTTCACCGCTGGCATAGCGTTTTAACAACTCTTGGGGATTCATCAAAAAAAACGGGTCTGGAACCCCGCCCTTGAGAGCGGCTCTACACTCTAAGCCTAGCTTAATTCGCTAAAACCACACTACGCTCGTGAGAGGATGATAATTAAGGACTTGCGCTCGATGCTCTCATGGATACCATCCCTATTCTTGATCTCAAAACCCAATATCAATCCCTGCAAGCAGACATCGATCGCGCAGTTGCCCGCGTACTGGCATCGGGTCAGTTTATTCTAGGACCAGAGGTACAAGCCTTTGAGGAAGAGGTGGCCGCCTATTTAGGGGTGCGCCATGCGGTGGCAGTCAATTCAGGGACAGATGCACTGGTGATTTCCCTGCGCAGTTTGGGAATAGGTGCTGGGGATGAGGTGATTACCACCCCCTTTTCGTTTTTTGCGACGGCAGAAGCAATTAGTTTAGTGGGGGCTCACCCGGTGTTTGTGGATGTGAAACTGGACTCCTTTAACCTTGATCCCAGTAAAGTTGCCGCAGCGATTACCCCCCGCACCAAGGCGATTTTGCCCGTGCATTTATTTGGGCGACCGGCAGCCATGGGAGCAATTGTGGAACTTGCTCAGGCTCATGGGTTAGCAATTCTTGAGGATTGTGCCCAGTCCTTTGGTGCCCGCTATTGCCCACCCTGTGAAAATTGTCAATGTACAGAGGTGACTCAAAAGACTTTAGCCCATCAATTCACGGGGGCGATCGGCAGCATGGGTGCCTTTTCTTTTTTCCCAACCAAGAACTTGGGTGCCTATGGTGATGGGGGGCTGATTACCACCAATGATGATGATTTAGCCGAGCGATCGCGCATGCTGCGGGTTCACGGCTCCCGTCAACGCTACCACCACGAAATGATTGGCTACAATTCTCGCTTGGACAGCCTACAGGCGGCAATTCTGCGGGTGAAGCTACCCCATATCGATCGCTGGAATCAAGAGCGACGGCGAGTCGCCCAAACCTATAACCAAGCCTTGGCGGGTCTTGAGACGGTGGTCACCCCAACAGTATCTCCGGGACATGTATTTCATCAATATACGATTCGGGTACTCAATGGCCAGCGGGACGCCCTTGCGGCTTACCTGAAGGCGGCTGGCATTAGTTCAATGATTTACTACCCGATTCCCCAAGATCACTGTCCAATGTATAAGGGGCAATCTCCACCCAATCCTGTGAGCGATCGCCTTGCTCGCGAGGTACTGAGCTTACCCATTTGGCCTGAGTTGAGCGATGCCACCATTGAGCATATTGCCGCAACCATTCGCCAGTTTTTTCAGAACCCTTAGGTACATCGCCTAACGATTTGTCCTCATTTAACACAACCTTAAGATCTCACTCGCTAAGCTAGCAACAGCCCTTTTCTCAAACCTGTAATGTCGCTAGGGCAGGAGTGCAATGCCATGAAGGTTGCCGTTTTCAGTGCCAAATCCTACGATCGCCAGTTTTTGAATGCCGCCAATGCAGCGCAGGGGCACCCCCATCTCCTGACCTATTACGATGTGCTGCTGCGCCCTCAAACAGCCTCCTTGGCCGAGGGGCACAATGCCGTCTGTGGGTTTGTCAACGATGATTTGGGAGTGGAGACCCTAAAACGGCTGGCAGAGTTGGGAGTGCGTCTGGTGACACTGCGCTGTACGGGCTTCAACAATGTGGATTTGGCAACGGCGGCCAGCTTGGGCATCACAGTTACCCGCGTGAGTACTTATTCCCCCTATTCAGTGGCGGAGCATACGGTGGGGCTGATCCTGATGTTGAACCGCAAACTCCACCGTGCCTACAACCGTGTGCGCGATGACAATTTTTCCTTGGAGGGGCTGATGGGCTTTGACCTCCATGGTTGTACGGTCGGAATTATTGGCACGGGTAAAATTGGCCGTATTGTTGCTCAGATTATGGCTGGTTTTGGCTGCCACCTCTACGGCTATGATCCCTACCCTAGTGAAGCCTTTAGGGAGATTGGTACCTACACAACCCTAGAGACGCTGCTGGCGGCATCCGATATTGTGACGCTCCATTGCCCCTTGGTGCCCGAAAATGAACATCTGATCAATGCCACCACGATCGCCCAAATGAAGCGAGGGGTGATGTTAATCAATACCAGTCGCGGCAAACTGGTGGACACCAAAGCAGTGATTGAGGGCATTAAAAGCGGCCAAATCGGCTATCTGGGCATTGATGTCTATGAAGAGGAAGACTCCCTCTTTTTCCAAGATCTTTCGGACACGATTATCCAAGACGACACCTTTCAACTCCTGCAATCCTTCCCCAATGTGGTGATTACTGCTCACCAAGCCTTCTTTACCCGCAATGCCCTCACGGATATTGCCCGTACGACAATTGAAAATCTGACCTGTTTTGAGCAAGGCCTGCCCCTAGCAAACGAAGTGGAACAGATGTAAGGCTCGGCGAAACGGTTATCCCCATAACGTTTCCGGCAAACAGATCCGCTATAGTAGCGATCGCGTTTATTTCAGGAAAAAAGTCATGGGGCGTGCAGAAAAAGTCATTTTGGCCTATTCGGGGGGAGTGGATACCTCTGTGTGTATTCCCTATCTCAAGCACGAGTGGGGCGTGAAGGAAGTCATTACCCTCGCCGCTGATTTAGGACAGGGGGATGAACTGGAACCCATTCGCCAAAAAGCCCTTGATGCTGGTGCCAGTGCCTCGCTGGTGGCCGATGCCAAAGCTGAATTCATCCGCAACTATGCCTTTCCAGCCATTCAGGCCAACGCCCTCTACGAAAATCGCTATCCCCTCTCGACGGCCCTTGCTCGCCCCCTGATTGCCAAGCTCTTGGTGGATGCGGCTGCTGAGTATGGTGCCGATGCCGTTGCCCACGGCTGTACAGGGAAAGGCAATGATCAAGTCCGCTTTGATGTGGCGATCGCCGCCCTGAATCCCAACCTCAAGGTCTTGGCACCCGCTCGCGAATGGGGCATGAGCCGTGAAGAAACCATTGCCTACGGCGAACGCTTTGGCATTCCCGCCCCTGTGAAAAAATCTTCTCCCTACAGCATTGACCGCAATCTTTTGGGACGCAGTATTGAAGCAGGCCCCCTTGAGGATCCGTGGATTGAACCCCTTGAGGAAATCTATTTGATGACCCAAGCCATTGAAAATACCCCCAACTCCCCGGAGTATGTGGATATTGGTTTTGAGGTCGGAATTCCCGTCAGCCTCGATGGCCGCTCCCTCGATCCCGTAACGCTAGTGAGTGAACTCAATGAGCGGGTGGGGCGCCACGGCTTTGGTCGCATTGACATGATTGAAAATCGCCTTGTCGGCATTAAATCCCGCGAAATTTACGAAGCCCCTGCCCTCTTGGTGCTCATTGACGCCCACCGCGATTTGGAAAGTTTGACCCTGACCGCCGATGTGACGCAGTACAAACGGGGGATTGAAGAGACATACAGCCGCCTAGTCTATAACGGCCTCTGGTACAGCCCCCTCAAGGAAGCCTTGGATGCTTTTATTCAACAGACCCAGCAGCGGGTGACGGGTACCGTGCGCGTCAAACTCTTTAAGGGAACCGCACGGGTGGTGGGGCGGCAATCTCCCTACTCCCTCTACACGCCCGACTTGGCTACCTATGGTGCCGAGGATCAATTTGATCACAGGGCAGCCGAGGGCTTTATCTATGTGTGGGGGCTACCCACCCGTGTCTGGGCAGAAAAACTGCGCCAAGGCTAATCGGGTGCTTCGACAATACACCACTCATGGAGTTCGTACTGCACACACTGGTGTTGGACGAGGGGATCGCGGGCAACAATTTCCTCAGCCGCCTTGCGGGAATCGGCCTGAAACAACAACATGCCACCCCCTCGCTCAGCCCAGTATCCCGTGCGGGCTTGATGCCCTGCGGCAATGAGGGCGCGCACATAGGCGCGATGGGCACCAACGTGGCGATCAAAGGTGGCCTTGTCCACAATACCGCGTTCAATTTTGACAAACCATGGCATCGGTCAGTGGCTCCTCTGGATTTCAATCAAGACCTAGAATAGCTATAAGCAGTGTGCCTGAGTGACTCTGTTGTGCCCTGATTGCGAGCGGCTATGAGCAAAGCCATGACCCTTGAAACCTTGTTAAGCGAATTTGCCCGTGGGGTGCGAAATTTCCGTGGTGTCAATTTGGCGGGCAGTGTGTTTCCGTTGGTGCAACTCAGCCATATTGATTTGGCGGGAGCCAATCTGCAGGGTATCAACTGGAGCGGGGCAGATTTGATCAAAGCGAACCTTGCCAATGCCAATCTGCGAGGCGCCAATCTGATTGGTGCAGATCTGAGTGGTGCTAATCTGACCGATGCCAACTTGCAGGAAGCCATGCTCAGTGGCGCCATCCTAGTGGGTGCCTACCTCTCGCGCGCCAATTTGCAGCGGGCAGTGCTCAGTGGAGCAATCCTCAAGGGGGCGGTGCTCCATGACAGTAACCTCAAGGATACAAATGTGGTGGGGGCAGATCTCTCAGAGGCGGATCTGACCGGGGCGATCGCCCGCCGTCAAGACTTAGAGGAAGCCAAGCTCTCAGGAACTATACTGCCCAATGGCGAAGTGGTCTTTGATGAAGGGGACATTGAAGAGGTACCGTTGCCCACTCCAACGCCAATGGCTAAGCCAATGGCAACCGCTAACGAAACCACTGTGATTGAGTGGACCAATGAGCAGGTGATCCAAATGCTGATCCTGCAACAACACCCCCTGCCCAGTACCTACCAAAGTGCTGATTTGAAGGTGGCTAGCCTCGGCAACCACTGTTATCAATTGCGCACGGTTACGGAAACGGTGGTGGCGGTGGTAGAAGGTGAGAGTGTGGCCAATGAGAAAGTAACCCTTTTTGCCGAGGCGCCCTTTGCCGATGTGGTGGCCAGTGTCCTCCAAGCCCATTCCTTCTTGCCCACACAATACATCAGTGACCCCGTGCCTGCATGGCAGTACGAGCAAGTACCCATTCCCCGCGGCAGTGAAGTCCGTTTGGGAACGGCACGGCAGCTCTGGAAAACGTGGTGGTTACTCTTGAAGTCCACGGCTACAGGGCAGGAGCCAGCACAGCTACAACTGTTGGTGGGCAAGGAGTGGCAGCCCATTTGCGATATTGCCTTTTCACCGTCGGCGGGCGGTGGTCTGATTATCAAAACGGCTACGGGCGATCGCCACTATCCTGCCGATGCGTCGCTGATTTGGCTAGAAAGTGTCCAGTCTGGCTCACCCACAACCACTGCCCCAGCGCCCACCCCCACAGCACCTCTCTGGAATGGTGTCCTGAAATTTGAAAATAACTGCTTAACGATTCAAACGGCGGCGGGATCCGTCTGTGTGCGGGGGGAAAATTTGACGGTCACCATCGGTGGTCAGGCGATCGATCTAACCCAGCTCTAATGATCGTTGTTCAGCCCTTTGATTTTAGTCGCTGGCCGATCGCCGTCAGTGATTTACCTGCCGATACCTACCTCGTGGGTGGAGCGGTGCGGGATGCGCTCCTCGGTCGGACAACGTTGTACCCCGACTTGGATTTTATTGTGCCGGCGGATGCCATTGCCCTGACCAAAAAACTAGCGGATAAGTACAAGGCTGGCTTAGTGGTTTTGGATCGGCAGCGGCAGATTGCCCGCTTAGTTTTTGCCAACACCAGCGTGGATATTGCCCAGCGGCATGGTGAGACGCTCTTAACGGATTTGAGCGATCGCGATTTTCGCCTCAATGCCATTGCCTACGACATTCACCACCACCACATTGTCGATCCCCTCGGTGGCCTTTTGGATTTGCAACGCCGCCAAATTCACTATGTCGCACCAGAAAATCTCGCTGCTGATCCACTGCGACTCCTACGCGCCTATCGCCAAGCCGCCCAACTGCAATTTACGATTACGCCCGAAACGCGGCAGGTGATCCAAATCCTTGCCCCCCAACTGCGACGAGTCGCCCCAGAACGGGTGCGGGTGGAACTCAGCTATCTCCTCAGTGCCGTTGAGGGTGCGGCCCAAGTGACCCTCGCCTTTCGGGATGGGGTGTTGGCGGTGTGGCTGCCGTCGGTCACCGAGGAGCGGATTACCCACTACCATGCCCTTGAATCCACCCTAGCGAATTTTCCCTTCCCAGCCCTTTGGCCGGCGCTAACGACATCGATTGCCGCAACAACTGCCCCCGGCGAACCCCAACGGCGAACCCTAGCGGCTTTGGCCAAGCTCACCTGCCTCGTGAATGCCAGCGATCGCCAAGCGGCCGAGGAACTAACTGCCCTCACCTACACCACCGATGAAATTCGCATTGTCCAAGTTCTGTGCCGACTGCTCAACCACTGGCTAGTCCCCCTCGAACAGCCCCTGAACCGCGAGCAAGCCTTCTATCTATTTCGCGCGGCGGGTAGCTATTTTCCAGCCTTTGTTGCCCTTGCCCTTAGTCGTGGCATCCCCAAAGCGCATCTAGTGCCCTTGGTCAAAGGGTGGTTAGACCCCAAGGATGCCATTGCCCATCCCCCCCAATTGGTGCGGGGTGCCGATCTGGTAGAAGTGTTTCAGGTCTCGCCGGGGCCGCGTGTGGGTGAATTGTTGCGAGCTGTGGAAGCAGCCCAAGCGCGGGGAGAAATTAGCGATCGCCCCCAAGCCCTCGCCTATGTGGCACAACTCCTCAAGAGTGCAACTGAACCAAGACACCGTTAGGAATTGGTCAGAAAAATCTCTTGCCAAAGGGTGTCATAGGTCTTTTGGGTCGCGGCATCAAGGGGTAGCAATACCTCACTCTTGGTAAAGGCGGTGGGGTCAGCGAGGGGGATATAGCGCTGAAAGAGGGTGCCCGTTAGATTACTCACGCGGGGCGAGAGCGCATCACTAAATTGACTGAGTTGCTCAGCCACCTCTGGCTGCCACCAGTAGTTTAACCAATCCAAGGTGGGGCGATCGGGGGCTTGGCCACAGACCCACAAATCCAGCCAAAGCGCCGTGCCACTGGCGGGGAAGACTGCTCCATAGGTCTGCGGATCGCGCTTCAGCAGCGGCAGTAGATCCGTTGACCAACCCACTGCCAAGTGCGTACTCCCCAGCATCAGCGGTTGCAGGTAGGCATCGGAACTAAAGAAACGGCAACCTTGGCGCAGGCGAGACAATCGCTCCCGTAACTGCGGGTGGGTGGGTGGGGCATTGTAGGACCGCCCCAAGGCTTTCAGGGTTAAGCCAATCACTTCGCGGGGGGTATTCAAGAGGCTGTAGTGCCCCTGCACTGCGGGGTGCCATAGAGCATCCCAATCTTTGGGTTCCCAACCCAAGTCAGCAAAGAAATCGCGGCGATAAATGAGGGCGGTAGCTCCCCAGCGATAGGGAAGACCCCAGAGGGCATCCTCTTTGCTGATCAACTTCACAAAAGGTTGCAATGGTTCAGCCCAATCAAATCCATTTTGAATGAGTTGTTTGGGAATGGGAGCAATCTGCCCTTTTGCCACCGCCTCTGGTAACCAAGCATCCCCGAGACTAAGGACGGCTGAGCCTAGATTGCCTGCTGCAAGGGTATGGGCTAAGGCTTGGGGGGTTTCCTGAAGGCGCAGATGAACGCCCACACCCGCCTGTTGACGAAATCGCTGAATCAGTTGAGGCGGTAGGGATTTGCGCAGCAGATGAACGGTTAGCCCCCCCTTGGCACTTGCTTGACAACCACTGAGGGCGATCGCCCCCAAGGCAAACAACCCCTGACAAAATTGCCGCCGCTGCATTAGTGTTGCCACCGAAACTGCAATTGACTTGGCTGCGCTGGATCCCCCAGTTGCTCGATGCCGCGATCGTTGGCCACAAGGTGCCGTAGGATCAGGTAAATCCGCTCCAGTTGATCCGGCGCATTCACAGCGTCGGCGATCGCCCCCAAGTCAAGGGGTTCATCACTTTGTTCTAAGACTTTAACAATCTGCCGTTGCAACGCCAAATTCGCTGCTGCTGCTTTCTTGCCCGCTTCCACCCCCGGCTGATGGTAGGCATTGATATTCACCAAGAAGCCATAGAGACCCACTGCTCGCTCATAAAGGGCAATCAGAGCACCCACCGTTTTGGGCGTCACCTCTGGAATCGTCACCGTCAGGGAAGGGCGATCCTTTTCATAGAGGGCTTGGCGCGTGCCGAGCAGCAAGCCACTGAGGTAGTCCCCTGATGTAATTCCCGGCTCTACTTCAATGCCGGGTTCTTGACCATCCCGCAGCACTTCAATAAAGGTGACAAAGAAGTTGGGCAGGCCATCCCGCAACTGCTGCACATAGGCGTGCTGATCCGTGGTTCCCTTGTTGCCATAGACCGCAATCCCTTGGTGGACAATGTTGCCGTCGAGGTCTTTTTCCTTGCCGAGGGACTCCATTACCAACTGCTGCAAGTAGCGGCTAAACAGGAGCAGACTATCTTTGTAGGGCAGGACAACCATATCTTTTTCACCCCGACCCTTGCCCGCATGGTGCCAGGCCAAGGCGAGTAGGGCAGCGGGATTTTGGCGAATCTGCGGCACGCGGGTTGCCTGATCCATCAATTTTGCTCCCGCGAGGAGGGCATCAATGTCAATCCCTTGCAGGGCAGCGGGCAATAGACCCACCGTTGACAGTTCCGAGGTACGCCCCCCCACCCAGTCAAACATCGGGAAAATGGCCAGCCAACCGTTGGACTCCGCCACTTGGGCAAGGCCACTGCCCGGCAGGGTGACGGCGACGGCGTAATCGGCAAAGGCCAGACCGGCACGTTGGAAGCGGGCTTGGGCTTCTAGCATGCCATTGCGGGTTTCCGGTGTCCCCCCCGATTTGGAAATGACAATCACCAATG includes:
- a CDS encoding pentapeptide repeat-containing protein, with the translated sequence MNPQELLKRYASGERDFNRASLTNGEFINADLRGIILSRADMEWVNLSGANLSGAVLCGAEIVNAMLIKAELVDANLAGANLSRSDLSWANLTRANLSRAELSETTLRGTVLQGANLSRVDLANADLRGLTLDGVNLSGANLQGANLHGTNLKQANLTRVDLIQADVSNANLSGANLSGANLSGANLTAANLTGANLSRVDLTEVKLSEANLAKANLVGAELAKADLSSLELSEVNLSGANLSGANLSHTNLSRADLSGANLRGANLSHAKLVGTNLRGANLQGANLQGALLDNADLSQTDLRSANLSGLVFNGVKLRGANLSGANLRDVELTEANFSRADLVEANLSRARLVGANLSRATLSEANLSRATLSGATLSRATFSGSLLGTVDLSGVNLSGADLGDANLSGSNLSRADLTRVNLTAADMSGANLSEVDLRGTIMPDGRRRA
- a CDS encoding DegT/DnrJ/EryC1/StrS aminotransferase family protein codes for the protein MDTIPILDLKTQYQSLQADIDRAVARVLASGQFILGPEVQAFEEEVAAYLGVRHAVAVNSGTDALVISLRSLGIGAGDEVITTPFSFFATAEAISLVGAHPVFVDVKLDSFNLDPSKVAAAITPRTKAILPVHLFGRPAAMGAIVELAQAHGLAILEDCAQSFGARYCPPCENCQCTEVTQKTLAHQFTGAIGSMGAFSFFPTKNLGAYGDGGLITTNDDDLAERSRMLRVHGSRQRYHHEMIGYNSRLDSLQAAILRVKLPHIDRWNQERRRVAQTYNQALAGLETVVTPTVSPGHVFHQYTIRVLNGQRDALAAYLKAAGISSMIYYPIPQDHCPMYKGQSPPNPVSDRLAREVLSLPIWPELSDATIEHIAATIRQFFQNP
- a CDS encoding 2-hydroxyacid dehydrogenase, translated to MKVAVFSAKSYDRQFLNAANAAQGHPHLLTYYDVLLRPQTASLAEGHNAVCGFVNDDLGVETLKRLAELGVRLVTLRCTGFNNVDLATAASLGITVTRVSTYSPYSVAEHTVGLILMLNRKLHRAYNRVRDDNFSLEGLMGFDLHGCTVGIIGTGKIGRIVAQIMAGFGCHLYGYDPYPSEAFREIGTYTTLETLLAASDIVTLHCPLVPENEHLINATTIAQMKRGVMLINTSRGKLVDTKAVIEGIKSGQIGYLGIDVYEEEDSLFFQDLSDTIIQDDTFQLLQSFPNVVITAHQAFFTRNALTDIARTTIENLTCFEQGLPLANEVEQM
- a CDS encoding argininosuccinate synthase, which gives rise to MGRAEKVILAYSGGVDTSVCIPYLKHEWGVKEVITLAADLGQGDELEPIRQKALDAGASASLVADAKAEFIRNYAFPAIQANALYENRYPLSTALARPLIAKLLVDAAAEYGADAVAHGCTGKGNDQVRFDVAIAALNPNLKVLAPAREWGMSREETIAYGERFGIPAPVKKSSPYSIDRNLLGRSIEAGPLEDPWIEPLEEIYLMTQAIENTPNSPEYVDIGFEVGIPVSLDGRSLDPVTLVSELNERVGRHGFGRIDMIENRLVGIKSREIYEAPALLVLIDAHRDLESLTLTADVTQYKRGIEETYSRLVYNGLWYSPLKEALDAFIQQTQQRVTGTVRVKLFKGTARVVGRQSPYSLYTPDLATYGAEDQFDHRAAEGFIYVWGLPTRVWAEKLRQG
- a CDS encoding YciI family protein, whose amino-acid sequence is MPWFVKIERGIVDKATFDRHVGAHRAYVRALIAAGHQARTGYWAERGGGMLLFQADSRKAAEEIVARDPLVQHQCVQYELHEWCIVEAPD
- a CDS encoding pentapeptide repeat-containing protein yields the protein MTLETLLSEFARGVRNFRGVNLAGSVFPLVQLSHIDLAGANLQGINWSGADLIKANLANANLRGANLIGADLSGANLTDANLQEAMLSGAILVGAYLSRANLQRAVLSGAILKGAVLHDSNLKDTNVVGADLSEADLTGAIARRQDLEEAKLSGTILPNGEVVFDEGDIEEVPLPTPTPMAKPMATANETTVIEWTNEQVIQMLILQQHPLPSTYQSADLKVASLGNHCYQLRTVTETVVAVVEGESVANEKVTLFAEAPFADVVASVLQAHSFLPTQYISDPVPAWQYEQVPIPRGSEVRLGTARQLWKTWWLLLKSTATGQEPAQLQLLVGKEWQPICDIAFSPSAGGGLIIKTATGDRHYPADASLIWLESVQSGSPTTTAPAPTPTAPLWNGVLKFENNCLTIQTAAGSVCVRGENLTVTIGGQAIDLTQL
- a CDS encoding CCA tRNA nucleotidyltransferase gives rise to the protein MIVVQPFDFSRWPIAVSDLPADTYLVGGAVRDALLGRTTLYPDLDFIVPADAIALTKKLADKYKAGLVVLDRQRQIARLVFANTSVDIAQRHGETLLTDLSDRDFRLNAIAYDIHHHHIVDPLGGLLDLQRRQIHYVAPENLAADPLRLLRAYRQAAQLQFTITPETRQVIQILAPQLRRVAPERVRVELSYLLSAVEGAAQVTLAFRDGVLAVWLPSVTEERITHYHALESTLANFPFPALWPALTTSIAATTAPGEPQRRTLAALAKLTCLVNASDRQAAEELTALTYTTDEIRIVQVLCRLLNHWLVPLEQPLNREQAFYLFRAAGSYFPAFVALALSRGIPKAHLVPLVKGWLDPKDAIAHPPQLVRGADLVEVFQVSPGPRVGELLRAVEAAQARGEISDRPQALAYVAQLLKSATEPRHR
- a CDS encoding extracellular solute-binding protein translates to MQRRQFCQGLFALGAIALSGCQASAKGGLTVHLLRKSLPPQLIQRFRQQAGVGVHLRLQETPQALAHTLAAGNLGSAVLSLGDAWLPEAVAKGQIAPIPKQLIQNGFDWAEPLQPFVKLISKEDALWGLPYRWGATALIYRRDFFADLGWEPKDWDALWHPAVQGHYSLLNTPREVIGLTLKALGRSYNAPPTHPQLRERLSRLRQGCRFFSSDAYLQPLMLGSTHLAVGWSTDLLPLLKRDPQTYGAVFPASGTALWLDLWVCGQAPDRPTLDWLNYWWQPEVAEQLSQFSDALSPRVSNLTGTLFQRYIPLADPTAFTKSEVLLPLDAATQKTYDTLWQEIFLTNS
- a CDS encoding glucose-6-phosphate isomerase yields the protein MDALALWQHYQDWLYYHPELEFYVDVSRMGLTPEVVRRLEPAFERAFQQMKELEAGAIANPDEGRMVGHYWLRDADLAPTPELRAEIRDAIAQVKQFSQQVHSGAIAPPQGGRFTDILSVGIGGSALGPQFVAAALAPVNPPLNIHFLDNTDPAGFERVFAELGDRLRTTLVIVISKSGGTPETRNGMLEAQARFQRAGLAFADYAVAVTLPGSGLAQVAESNGWLAIFPMFDWVGGRTSELSTVGLLPAALQGIDIDALLAGAKLMDQATRVPQIRQNPAALLALAWHHAGKGRGEKDMVVLPYKDSLLLFSRYLQQLVMESLGKEKDLDGNIVHQGIAVYGNKGTTDQHAYVQQLRDGLPNFFVTFIEVLRDGQEPGIEVEPGITSGDYLSGLLLGTRQALYEKDRPSLTVTIPEVTPKTVGALIALYERAVGLYGFLVNINAYHQPGVEAGKKAAAANLALQRQIVKVLEQSDEPLDLGAIADAVNAPDQLERIYLILRHLVANDRGIEQLGDPAQPSQLQFRWQH